One Synechococcus sp. Nb3U1 genomic window, CAGGCGGATATCGAAACCAATGCTGGCATTGAAGCGGGCAATGGCAGGGTGCAGGGATCCCTCAAAGCGCTGGCTCCAGGGACGAGGGGTGGGAGTGGGGGTCGAATCGGGAATCGACACGTTGGGCAAGATATCGGTCACCAGGCAAAAGACCTACTGAGATGAAAGACAAGAGCCAAGAGACTCTATGGCAGGACTCTAAGATAATCTCAAGAGAATTTCAGCGAACCCAAAACAGCACGAACCGGGCATGATGCTACCATACCCCGGTGTCCCTCCAGTACTGGATAACGGTGGATAACAGCTTTCTTGAGCCAGGCTCAGTGGGAACTGGTAATGCCCTTGAGCATGTAGCCCGCGACAATTCCAATCAGGGCTGCCCAGATTTGACCCGACTCCACAAAATGGTTCCAGCCTTTACTGATATCTCCTAGGACATCTTGGCGGAATACCTGACCCACAACCATTTCCGTTTGTAGGGTGGCAGGAGCAGGCAGAAAAGAAGAGTGGGTCTCAGAAAAAGCAGAGGAGGAATTCATCGTTGTGCCTCGCGGAATACATTAGACAGCTGTACTAGCTAGAGCGTACCCTCAGTTTCGAAATTCGTAGCTAACTTTCGGCGGAATCCGCTAGCAACTTCAACACCACCAATGTTGTATCGTCCACAGATTCCGGTCGTACATAGATGTCCTCTTGCAACAGCAGCTCCGGATCATAGGAAGGGACTAGGGCAAGGCTGGATCCCTGGCGTCCCCGGAAGCTATCCATCTGCTCAAATAGGCTTTCTAGGATGTCTTGAGGGGAGTCATAGCGGCGGGCCGCTTGCTGGAGCGCTTTCATCAGCCCGGCGGTTTCTAGGCGCTCACCATGGGTATTGGCCGCCTCCGTGTAGCCATCGGTGTAGTACACCACCACATCTCCCGGCTGCAGCTGTACGCAGTTTTCCGAGTAGTGACTGTGTCCTTCTAGACCGATCAGGGCTCCATCTGTATCCAGAGCCTGAATTTCTTGGGTGCGGGCGTGCCACCACAGGGTGGGGTTGTGGGCGGCGTTGCTGTAGCAGAGGCGGTGGGAGCGGGGATCGTACTCAGAATAAAACAGGCTGATGAAGCGGTTAGAGTTCTCGAGATCGCTATACATGGCCCGGTTCAAGCGTTGCAGAACGCGCGCTGGCGAATGGCGGTTCAGGGCTTCGGCCCGCACCATGGCCCGGGTCATGCTCATCAACATGCCAGCCGGCACGCCTTTGCCCATGACATCCCCAATCACAATGCCCAGGCGAAAATCTTCTATCTCTTCGGGAGACCGGGATCCCGGTTGAGCACCAGCCTCAGGGTCTGTCGCGGATCCCTCCATGGGAATGACTATGAAATCGTAGTAATCTCCTCCCACCTTGCTGGCGACGCGGCAACGGGCTGCCAATTTCAGGCCCCGCACCTGAGGGTACTCGCGGGGTAATAGCTGTGTCTGGATGTAGGAGCCGATCTCCATTTCTTTTTCTAGAGCCACTCTGCGACGCAGGGCTGCTGTCAGCTCATCGTTTTCAATCGCCACTGCCGCTTGGTCGGCGATCACCCGCAGCATCTGTTGACGGCGCTCATCCCATCGATAATCCGGCTGGCGGCTAAACACGTACAAACGCCCCCGCACCGAGGTGCGAATCAATAAAGGGGTACCGAACAACTGTACATCTGGCCCCAGCTTCTGACGCAGCCGCTCATCCAAGAGGCGTTCGAGGGCGGGAATTTCTACTGACAGGGATCCCGCTGTTGGCGTGGAGCGTTCTTGGGTGGAAAGATTTTGGGTAATCCGCTCCATTTCGGCGCGGATTTGGTCGCGGCGATTCAAATCAGAACAGTGCAGTTGCTCCAGCTGAATGGTGCCATTGGGATTGAACAAAACCAGTGCCCCCCCCTCGGCGTCGGTGAGTTGGCTGGCCACAAAGGCAGTCAGCTCCAGAATCTGGTTCAGGTTGTTGAAGGAACGCAGCGCAAAGGCCAAAGCTCCGAACCAGTCCTGCACCCGTCGTTGTTCTTGCCCCAAATCCGCCAACGGATCCCGCATCGCAGGGACGGGTACAATCGCTGGATTGACCTCTGGCAGCTCAATGGCATCGGGAGAAATTCCCGGTGGACAGGTGGGCTCCTCCTCCGGGCCAACCTGAGCAGAACGTAAATCCCCTAGGTCGTCTTCGGAT contains:
- a CDS encoding PP2C family protein-serine/threonine phosphatase yields the protein MDDHSPKQATSSQPQVGLSGSPWSEKVSAQVSDSGLFPVNPISQPLPSEDDLGDLRSAQVGPEEEPTCPPGISPDAIELPEVNPAIVPVPAMRDPLADLGQEQRRVQDWFGALAFALRSFNNLNQILELTAFVASQLTDAEGGALVLFNPNGTIQLEQLHCSDLNRRDQIRAEMERITQNLSTQERSTPTAGSLSVEIPALERLLDERLRQKLGPDVQLFGTPLLIRTSVRGRLYVFSRQPDYRWDERRQQMLRVIADQAAVAIENDELTAALRRRVALEKEMEIGSYIQTQLLPREYPQVRGLKLAARCRVASKVGGDYYDFIVIPMEGSATDPEAGAQPGSRSPEEIEDFRLGIVIGDVMGKGVPAGMLMSMTRAMVRAEALNRHSPARVLQRLNRAMYSDLENSNRFISLFYSEYDPRSHRLCYSNAAHNPTLWWHARTQEIQALDTDGALIGLEGHSHYSENCVQLQPGDVVVYYTDGYTEAANTHGERLETAGLMKALQQAARRYDSPQDILESLFEQMDSFRGRQGSSLALVPSYDPELLLQEDIYVRPESVDDTTLVVLKLLADSAES